A genomic segment from Thermococcus sp. LS1 encodes:
- a CDS encoding acetate--CoA ligase family protein, which yields MDRIAKAREIIEKAKAENRQLVEPEAKEILKLYGVPVPDFKVATNEEEAVQFAREIGYPVVMKIVSPQIIHKSDAGGVKVNIKNDDEARQAFKTIMENAKNYKPDADLWGVIVYKMLPLGKEVIVGMIRDPQFGPAIMFGLGGIFVEILKDVSFRVAPITKEEALDMIKEIKAYPILAGARGEKPVDIDALADIIVKVGELALELPEIKELDINPIFAYEDSAVAVDARMLL from the coding sequence ATGGACAGGATTGCAAAGGCTAGGGAGATAATCGAGAAGGCGAAGGCTGAAAACAGGCAGCTCGTCGAGCCGGAAGCCAAGGAGATACTCAAGCTCTATGGCGTCCCCGTTCCGGACTTCAAGGTCGCCACCAACGAGGAGGAGGCCGTTCAGTTCGCCCGTGAAATCGGCTACCCTGTCGTCATGAAGATCGTTTCTCCGCAGATCATCCACAAGAGCGACGCCGGCGGTGTCAAGGTCAACATCAAGAACGACGATGAAGCTAGGCAGGCATTCAAGACCATCATGGAGAACGCCAAGAACTACAAGCCGGACGCCGACCTCTGGGGCGTCATCGTCTACAAGATGCTTCCACTCGGCAAGGAGGTCATCGTCGGTATGATCCGCGACCCGCAGTTCGGCCCGGCCATCATGTTCGGTCTCGGTGGAATTTTTGTTGAGATCCTCAAGGACGTTTCCTTCCGTGTTGCTCCGATAACCAAGGAGGAAGCCCTCGACATGATAAAGGAGATCAAGGCCTACCCGATCCTCGCCGGAGCCCGTGGTGAGAAGCCGGTGGACATCGATGCTCTCGCGGATATAATCGTCAAGGTCGGCGAGCTTGCCCTTGAGCTTCCGGAGATCAAGGAGCTCGACATCAACCCGATCTTCGCCTACGAGGACAGCGCGGTTGCCGTCGACGCGAGGATGCTTCTCTGA
- a CDS encoding DUF4139 domain-containing protein — protein sequence MNRKMIAGLGGILILILAVFSFQGEKAMDANTTVVLYNSVRIGVIEETIELDLNEGINDVPLEKLAGLNIAEVTIRPLDDGVRVLGIFSKSSTGDVYSANVGSDVEIKLRSGDTVTGKFLGIKNGKLAIQGDSYYLINPNEVVYFKAENLEGASSVYAAIQADAAGKYRFDVIYRVANMSWSSRYKLYIGDTAKLYGYIVIDNPTAQAFEGARVLLVAGDVQLYQQAFPQPRVLYEKAEIGVVEPGEPEKIEAFYLYKLGIVDLSPSSKMVFPYISFEAPFEREYLYESYTYGGEGAVYESISFKTDDVLPAGVVEIYRETEDGTLLIGERMIEHTPEGDMLRIGIGRDYDLKGSTVLLEERHAESYYYYKVKVTLENFGEETKTIIVRHYKWGKIISSSIEPISERANYVEFKVTLKPGEKKEIVFDYESRY from the coding sequence ATGAATAGAAAAATGATCGCTGGACTCGGAGGAATTTTAATTCTGATTCTGGCGGTTTTCTCGTTTCAGGGGGAGAAGGCTATGGATGCCAACACCACGGTTGTCCTCTACAATTCTGTCAGGATTGGGGTTATTGAAGAGACCATTGAGCTCGACCTGAATGAGGGAATTAACGATGTTCCCCTTGAGAAGCTGGCCGGGCTGAACATAGCAGAGGTGACGATAAGGCCGCTCGACGATGGAGTTAGAGTCCTCGGGATTTTCAGTAAGAGCTCCACTGGAGACGTTTACAGCGCCAACGTTGGAAGCGATGTCGAGATCAAGCTGAGGAGCGGCGATACCGTTACCGGAAAGTTCCTTGGCATCAAGAACGGCAAGCTTGCCATTCAGGGCGATTCATACTACCTCATCAACCCGAACGAGGTGGTTTACTTCAAAGCTGAGAACCTGGAGGGGGCTTCGAGCGTTTATGCGGCTATTCAGGCTGATGCAGCCGGCAAGTACCGCTTCGACGTAATATACCGTGTGGCAAACATGAGCTGGTCCTCTCGCTACAAGCTCTACATTGGGGATACCGCCAAGCTCTACGGCTATATCGTGATAGACAACCCCACTGCTCAGGCTTTTGAGGGTGCGAGGGTTCTCCTCGTTGCCGGTGATGTTCAGCTTTATCAGCAGGCCTTCCCGCAGCCGAGGGTTCTCTACGAAAAGGCCGAGATTGGTGTGGTAGAGCCGGGTGAACCTGAGAAGATAGAGGCATTTTATCTGTACAAGCTCGGTATAGTCGACCTGAGCCCTTCGAGCAAGATGGTCTTCCCGTACATCAGCTTCGAGGCTCCCTTTGAGAGGGAGTACCTCTACGAGAGCTATACATACGGTGGAGAGGGTGCAGTTTACGAGTCAATCTCCTTTAAGACGGATGACGTTCTTCCGGCTGGAGTCGTTGAGATTTACAGGGAGACTGAAGACGGGACGCTCCTGATAGGTGAGAGGATGATAGAGCACACGCCTGAGGGCGACATGCTCAGAATAGGGATCGGCAGAGACTACGACCTGAAAGGAAGCACCGTTCTCCTCGAGGAGAGGCACGCAGAGAGCTACTACTATTACAAGGTGAAGGTCACGCTCGAGAACTTCGGGGAAGAGACGAAAACCATAATAGTCCGGCACTACAAGTGGGGCAAGATAATCAGCTCGAGCATCGAGCCGATAAGCGAAAGGGCCAACTACGTCGAGTTCAAGGTTACGCTGAAGCCGGGAGAAAAGAAGGAGATAGTTTTTGACTACGAGAGCCGCTATTAG
- a CDS encoding transcriptional regulator, with protein sequence MTETEPDIFYILGNKVRRDLLSHLTCTECYFSFLSSKVSVSSTAVAKHLKIMEREGILKSYEREGPFIGPARKYYDIAISRTYVTTVTPNLFWYRGLDLGEPLIEKTEIDLSRIPLEHETLISMVTSFLELTGELEKILQALQAVESRRDRLMKEIKERYLEEIGDMTQLAILHYLLLNGEATIEDLSDRLNLKEREVLVKAQELDRFIPLRIKDGVVKIDEEKLKQKLGGVEDAGED encoded by the coding sequence ATGACTGAAACTGAACCGGACATCTTTTACATATTGGGAAACAAGGTGAGGCGCGATCTGCTCAGCCACCTCACCTGTACGGAATGCTACTTCAGCTTCCTCAGCAGCAAGGTGAGCGTTTCCTCAACAGCCGTTGCCAAGCACCTTAAAATCATGGAGCGCGAAGGCATCCTAAAGTCCTACGAGAGGGAAGGCCCCTTCATTGGGCCCGCAAGGAAGTACTATGACATAGCCATATCCAGAACTTACGTCACCACGGTAACCCCTAACCTGTTCTGGTACCGTGGCCTTGACCTGGGTGAGCCCTTGATAGAAAAAACTGAGATAGACCTCTCTCGCATACCCCTCGAGCACGAAACACTCATTAGTATGGTTACCTCATTCCTTGAGCTTACCGGAGAGCTCGAGAAGATTCTCCAGGCCCTCCAGGCAGTTGAGAGCAGAAGGGATAGGCTGATGAAGGAGATAAAAGAGCGCTACCTGGAGGAAATCGGCGACATGACCCAGCTGGCGATACTCCACTACTTGCTCCTCAACGGTGAGGCCACTATCGAAGACCTGAGCGACAGGCTGAACCTCAAGGAGAGGGAAGTCCTCGTCAAAGCCCAGGAGCTGGACAGGTTTATACCGTTAAGAATAAAAGACGGAGTCGT
- a CDS encoding thioredoxin family protein has protein sequence MGLISDADKKVIKEEFFSKMTNPVKIIGFIGEDHCQYCDQLKQLVQELAELSDKLTYEFHDFNSEEGRKLAEQYGIDRAPAVTITQDGKDMGVRFFGLPAGHEFGAFLEDIVDVSNAQTDLMPDTKEELAKVDRDVRILVFVTPTCPYCPLAVRMAHKFAIENTNAGKGKIRGDMVEAIEYPEWADQYSVMAVPKIVIQVDGEDKVQFEGAYPEKMFLEKLLAALE, from the coding sequence ATGGGATTGATTAGTGATGCGGACAAGAAGGTTATCAAGGAGGAGTTCTTCTCCAAGATGACCAACCCAGTCAAGATTATCGGATTCATCGGGGAGGACCACTGCCAGTACTGTGACCAGCTCAAACAGCTGGTTCAGGAGCTTGCCGAGCTGAGCGACAAGCTCACTTATGAGTTCCACGACTTCAACAGCGAGGAGGGCAGGAAGCTCGCCGAGCAGTATGGCATCGATCGCGCCCCGGCCGTTACCATAACCCAGGACGGCAAGGACATGGGCGTCAGGTTCTTTGGCCTTCCTGCCGGTCACGAGTTCGGTGCCTTCCTTGAGGACATCGTCGACGTCAGCAACGCCCAGACCGACCTTATGCCTGATACGAAGGAGGAGCTTGCCAAGGTCGACAGAGACGTCAGAATACTCGTCTTCGTCACTCCGACCTGCCCGTACTGCCCGCTCGCGGTCAGGATGGCTCACAAGTTTGCCATCGAGAACACCAACGCCGGCAAGGGTAAGATAAGGGGTGACATGGTTGAGGCCATCGAGTATCCGGAATGGGCTGACCAGTACAGCGTCATGGCCGTCCCGAAGATCGTCATCCAGGTAGACGGCGAGGACAAGGTTCAGTTCGAGGGAGCTTACCCGGAGAAGATGTTCCTCGAGAAGCTTCTTGCCGCCCTCGAGTGA